DNA sequence from the Nocardia fluminea genome:
GCCCGGTTTCGACGCACTGCGGATACCTGTGCTGCACCATGTCCCGGTCATCGGTCCCGCCCTGTTCGGGCAGACCGCCCTGGGCTATCTGTGCATCGCGGTGGTCGCCGTCCTGGCGTTCGTGTTCTCCCGCCGCACCAAGCTGGGTCTGGTGATCGATGCGATCGGCGAGGACGCCGTCGCCGCCGACCGCACCGGTCTGCCCGTGCGGGCCGTCCGCTACGGCTGCGTGCTGCTCGCCGCGTTCGCCGCGGGCCTCGGCGGTGCGCAATTGGCGCTGTCGGAGGTGCATTCGTTCAGCGACAACATGACCGGCGGCATCGGCTATCTCGCCGTGGTCGCGGTGATCGCAGGCCGTTGGCGTGCGCTTGGGGTGATCTGGGCATCGGTGTTCTTCGGTCTCGCCCAGGCCCTGCAGTTCGCGCTGCCCGCGCTCGGTGTCGATGTGCCGTTCGCGTTGCTGGTGATGCTGCCCTACCTGATCGCGATCGTCGCCGTGAGCGGCCTGGTCGGCAACAGCCGCTCGCCGCGTGACCTCACCGTCGCCTTCGCCCGAACTTCCTGACCCGCCACTACTTTCGCAGGAGCCATCGTTGACTCTGATCCTGTCGCACTCCGATGTGACCGCCGTCCTCGACCGCGGCGAGGTGCTCGCCGCCGTCGAGCGCGCACACGCCGATCTGGCGCTGGGCACCGCGTTCGTCCCCGCCCCACCGGCGATGGCACTGGGCGGCGCGGCCTTCGTGCCCATGGTCGCCGCCGCCGAATCCGCCGGTGCCGCCGCCGTCAAGCTGCTCGCCGACCTGCCTGCCAATCGTGCGCGCGGTCTGCCGGTGCAGCGGTCGGTGATCGTGGTGACCTCGGCGGCCGACGGTGCGTGCGAGGCGCTGATCGACGGACGTCTCGTCACTGCCGTCCGCACCGCCGCCGCCAGCGCGGTGGCGACGAAACACCTGGCCCGGCGATCGAGTTCGATACTGGGCGTGATCGGCGCGGGCAATCTGGCCGTGGAGCACACCCGCGCGATAGCGACCGTGCGCGCGCTCGAAACCGTACTGGTCTGGTCGCGCAGCGCGGCCACCGTCGACCGCTTCCGCCGTGCGACAGCCGACCTCGGACTCGAGGTGCGTGCCCTCGACAGCCCGCAGGCGGTCACTCGCGGCGCCGATGTGCTGTGCACCCTCACGCCCTCGCGCGAGCCGATCGTCCACGGTGCCTGGTTCGGCGACGGCCTGCACGTCAACGCCGTCGGCGCACCACCGAGGGCGGATCACCGCGAGGTGGACGGTGAGGCCATGCGCCGGGGCAGGGTCGTCGTAGACTCGGTCGGCACCACGCTCACCAAGTCCGGCGACACCCTGCTGGCCATCGCCGAAGGCGCGATCACCCAGGACGCGGTGAGCACCGAACTGGGTGAGGTGATCACGGGCCGGGCAGTTGGGCGTCGCGACGACCGCGACATCACCCTGTTCAATTCGGTGGGCATCGGCCTGCAGGATCTGGCCGCCGCCCGTCTGCTCATCGACAAGGCCCGCGCCAACGGCATCGGAACGGAAGTGGATCTCACCGCATGAGCGAGCTCACTGATATCGACATCACCCATCTGCGCCGTGCCATCGACCTCGCCGGGCACGCCACCGCACTCGGCGATCGCCCCTTCGGCGCGGTCGCGGTCGGTCACGACGGTGCGGTCCTGGCCGAGGGCGTGAACGCGGTGAACACCACCGGCGATGTCACCACCCACGCCGAACTCGTCGCGATCACCCTTGCGACCGCCGCGGGCCATGCGCCGAAACTGCGTGGTGCCACCGTGTACGCCAGCGGCGAACCGTGCCCGATGTGCGCCGCCGCCATGGTGTGGGCCGGGGTGGCGCGCATCGTCTTCGCCGCGGCGGCAGCCGAATTCGGGCCGATCCTGCCTTCGGACACCACCTTCGGACTCACCTGCGCCGAAGTCACCGCGAGCTCCAATGTGAGGGTCGAGGTCAGCGGACCGCACCTGGGCGAGGAAGCACTCGCCGTGTTCCGCGCGGCCGCGAAGAACTGATCCGAAGACACCGAGGGCGCGGCGCCGCATCGACGCCGCGCCCTCGGTGCGCGGTTCACTTCACCGCGACGACCTCGACGGGCTCGCCCAGTTCGCGCTGTTCCTCGATCGCCTCCGGCGTGCCCGGCACCTGCGTGCCGCGCAGCGAGACACCCTTGGTCTCGAT
Encoded proteins:
- a CDS encoding ABC transporter permease, translated to MSLDTVTDIATSGIGFTLPILVAASGELVSERAGVLNLSLEAMMLTGAFAGVLGAVTTGSPVLGAATAVIAALIFGALQAIWSIGLRADQIVVGIASNALALGATTYGARLLLADGKGHSVPGFDALRIPVLHHVPVIGPALFGQTALGYLCIAVVAVLAFVFSRRTKLGLVIDAIGEDAVAADRTGLPVRAVRYGCVLLAAFAAGLGGAQLALSEVHSFSDNMTGGIGYLAVVAVIAGRWRALGVIWASVFFGLAQALQFALPALGVDVPFALLVMLPYLIAIVAVSGLVGNSRSPRDLTVAFARTS
- a CDS encoding ornithine cyclodeaminase family protein, coding for MTLILSHSDVTAVLDRGEVLAAVERAHADLALGTAFVPAPPAMALGGAAFVPMVAAAESAGAAAVKLLADLPANRARGLPVQRSVIVVTSAADGACEALIDGRLVTAVRTAAASAVATKHLARRSSSILGVIGAGNLAVEHTRAIATVRALETVLVWSRSAATVDRFRRATADLGLEVRALDSPQAVTRGADVLCTLTPSREPIVHGAWFGDGLHVNAVGAPPRADHREVDGEAMRRGRVVVDSVGTTLTKSGDTLLAIAEGAITQDAVSTELGEVITGRAVGRRDDRDITLFNSVGIGLQDLAAARLLIDKARANGIGTEVDLTA
- a CDS encoding nucleoside deaminase, with translation MSELTDIDITHLRRAIDLAGHATALGDRPFGAVAVGHDGAVLAEGVNAVNTTGDVTTHAELVAITLATAAGHAPKLRGATVYASGEPCPMCAAAMVWAGVARIVFAAAAAEFGPILPSDTTFGLTCAEVTASSNVRVEVSGPHLGEEALAVFRAAAKN